The DNA sequence CAATCCTTTGGGCCCATCAGCTATCTGGACCTAGCGAGGCGGACCCAGCAGCTCGTCCGACAGCGCACCTACGATCAGGTACCGCAGATCTATGCAACCGATTCTGCGGATCTCCATCTTGAGTTCATGAACGATCGGTCCACAAAGGCCAATCGCTATTTCTCCATGACCCATCAACATGGAAGGTGGCAGATTGATGCAGGCGCCATAAGAGGCATTGTCTCGGGAACTGCAAGCGAACCATCTCTCATCCTGATATTCGCAGAGGACGCCAACAATCAGGAGATGGCCAATCCCAATAGTGCACTTGCCCAAGCGACCATCGAGCAGGTCTATGCCGACAAATCTGTAGTCATACCCTCAGGACAAACTTGGCTGAACCCTCAGACCGCATACAGAGCACGCGTGTTGTCAATGCCGATCCAGCCTGTCCTGTGCGCATTTGCGGGAGAGGAGACAGGGCTCAAGGTCCTTCGGGAAGTATTCGACAAGACCTACGAGGATGATCCGTACCTTCAAATTGTCGGGGACGATCAATCCGCCAAATACACCGTCTATGCCGAGTCTGGCGAAATCTTCCGGATTGTCAAGCAGCTTGACACCAAAGATTGGAGCATGGTGGTATATCAAGGATTCCGGATCGATCAAGCCGAGAAAGTCCTCGCCGACCTCCTACGTATCGCCAGATGGGAACGCCTCCTCAATCAGCGCAACCCAAATGTCGGCCACAGCAATATGGGGGTACGCCTTGAGCTTTGGCATCCATCTGAAAACCGAAAACTCGATCTGACTACGGATGATTTGACCTTCCGACATCCGATGGGACAACAGGTAACGGCTTTTCGAATTCGAATGGTGAATGAAGGATTCTCCCGTCAGTATTGCAGTCTACTGTATTTCTCCGCCAAATACGGCATCACTTCCAATGTCATCCCTGAAGCAGGAGTCTGGCTAGACCCAGGCATGGAAAGATGGGCGTTTGATGGAGGACCTGTCAGGTTATTTGTCGATGACCTCTTCATTTCCAACGGCATTCGAGAAATACATGACACCCTGAAATTGGTGGTATCCAACTCCGAATTCAATCCACACCTTTTTGCTCAACCCAGCATTGACGAACATGTCCGCGCCGTGGATACTGATCAGGGAGTTCGCCATCGAGGCTTTTCTGGAGGGTCCCGAAACATGACGAGTGATTGGTACTCTGACCAGATCACCTTCTCTGTCAAGGTCGAGTAGCTTTCTGCTTAAGCTGCTGGATTTCCCTAACGAGATTTTCACGAGCCCTATCCTCCCACAGGTGCTGAAATTGCGCTGTAAAATACAAGGTCGGCCGATCCAAAAATCGAGCTAGAACAGCCTGCCTTCCGGGTAGATACACCCGATCTGGGATCATCCAATATTCCTTGCGAATAGCTAAGGCATATTCGTCATATCTATCTGGATCAGAAGCAAGTATAGCAAGATCCAAGTCCAGGAACTGAGGGATATCCGGATGATCTTCCAAGGGTTGATGGCGCTGGGTAGACAAGATGATTTGTTCGGCCAGATGGAGACCGGATCGCTGACCCGCCAATTGTTCCCAATACCTCGATAGCAACTGGGCAGACCGCCATTCGTTATCTTTTCTCCAAGGCAGATAAACTGCATCGTGAAAAAAAACGCTGGCAAAAAAGGCGGAAGGTTGCTCCCAAGAAAGCTGGTGCTTTTGATGCAGGGAAAAGAAATGGGCCAAATGGGTCAAGTCATGATAATGCCTACCCCACCCGGCATGCCATCTGCAGATTCGATTGAAAATTCGGGACTGACTGTCAGAGACATTGCCCAGAATGCCCATCCAATTGCTCCAATCTGGCTGGAGCTGAGCCCGAAGATCTGGGCTTGGGTTACGGGCGAGGATTTCCGTTATTGCCAACATTTTCCCAATTTAGCGGTGTTGAGGCAGCATCTTCGCCTCATGCTTTCCTCGGATGGGTGCATGAGCCGCTTGCTTACAGGTCATACGAATTTATGGAATCCATCCAGCATTATATTAACGAAGGGATCTTATACGAACCTGTTATTCCCAGTATCCAAGATTGGCCCATTGCACAACTCGCGCAGAATAAGTCCACCTTTCTGGAAGAGGTCGTTCAGGATACTCAACTCCGCCTAACCAAGGGAATGGCAGATCCAACTGCCGGGATACAGGAGATGATCGAGCGTACCATGTACCTCGAACGTATCCGTATGGTCGAAGACCCCTGGAAAGTAGATCCCAAAGATGAGGGAAAATACTGGAAGGACATCCGTAAGCAATTGATCGGAAACGAGCAATCAGGCATTCCCGGACCAGAAATGCTCGCCAATAACGAGGCTATGCTCGGGAGTATCATTTCCCGATATGCCAATGAAATTGCGGGCACCTTCAAGCCGGGCAGCTATCATTTCGCCAAGCGATTCCTCCCCTTCTTTTTCTCGACCCTCCTCAATGCCTCTGCTGGCAAAACCTTCAAGTCAGTTGTCAAGCACAATATCGGCCTTCAGGAGCGCGTGCATTTGCTGGGGGAAGTAGATATGCTTCGCAAATTGGCCACCAAGGGTACCATCGTCCTCGTACCGACCCACTTCTCCAATGTGGACTCGATCTTGGTAGGATGGAGCCTTCACGCCTTGGGACTTCCCGCCTTTATATATGGTGCAGGTCTTAACCTGTACAACACCAAGATTCTGGCTTATTTCATGAATCGACTGGGCGCATACACGGTGGATCGACGGAAGAAGAACGCTATTTATCGCGAGACCCTGAATGCCTATTCGACTTTGGCCATCATGGAAGGGACACACAGCCTCTTTTTCCCTGGAGGTACAAGATCCCGTTCAGGCATGATCGAGAAGAAATTGAAACTCGGCCTTTTGGGCACAGCCGTAGAGGCTCAGCGACGCAATTTCATTGGGCCTCCAAGATCTGGCTCCGAAAAGATCTTTGTAGTGCCGATGGTCATGAGCTACCATTTTGTACTGGAGGCCAATTCCCTGATCAAGCAATACCTTCGCAGAACGGGCCAAGAGCAATTCTATGTGGCCGATGACGAATCTGCCAGCTACCAAAAATTCCTTCAGTTTGTCTGGACGACCTTTAGTTCTAGCTCTGATATCGCCATGTCCTTCGGAAAGCCCATGGATATATTCGGGCACTTCGTGGATGAACACGGCATGAGCTATGACCATTTTGGGCGTCCGGTTGATGTCCGCGAGTATTTCATGACCCGAGGTGAAATCAAGGAAGATCCTCAACGAGACTTCGAATTCACCCGAATGCTGGCTGAGCAAATCGTAGATCGCTACCATGTTGAAAACCGCGTATTCAGCAGTCATTTGGTCGCATTCGTAGCATTCAATATTCTGAAGAAGCGATTTGGAGAATTCGACCTGTACGCCATTTTGAGGCTTCCTGAGGAAGAAAGAAATATCTCGCTGGAGGAATTCCATGCGGTGGTCGAGCGAGTTCTGGGAGAGTTGAGAAAAATGGCGGATGCCGGCAAGGTCCATTTGGCTGCCCATATGCAGAATGATACCATGGGAATCATCAACCACGGAATCAAGAATTTGGGAATCTACCACGCCAAGCGGCCGCTCACCTTTGTCAAGAAGAAAGAGATGCTCACTTCCGAAAGTATGCATCTCCTCTATTACTATCACAATCGAATGGTCGGATATGAACTCGAGCGATACATCTAGTCAGACGGTCGGTGTCATTGGAGCGGGTAGCTTCGGGACTGCCATGGCCAACCTTCTTTCAGCCAATCGCCCAGTACTACTCTATGCTCGTCGGGCGGAGGTTGCAGAAGAGATCATGGAGACGCGCAGGTACAAAGGCCGGGTGTTCAACGACAACATTCGCGTGACACAATATTTGGAGGAAATCGCGCAAGAATGTGAACTAATCTTTCCGGTAGTTCCTTCGCAGAATTTCCGGACCATGATCCAGAATCTCTCCCCGTTTCTGCGACCTTATCACAAGATCATTCATGGAACCAAAGGATTGGATGTACAAATTCCCGAAGGAAAAAGTCTTCAGGAAGTAGAAATCCTTTCTCGCTCGGAAGTCAAGACCATGAGCGAGGTCATTTTGGAAGAAACCATTGCCTTGCGTGTTGGATGTGTCGCAGGTCCCAATTTGGCCAAGGAAATCGCCGAAGGGCAGCCAGCTGCGACAGTTGTTGCCAGCCATTTTGATGAAGTGATCCGAGAGGGTCAAAATGCCCTCAGAAGCTCAAACTTTCGGGTGCATGGCAATCATGACCTTTTCGGAATTGAGCTGACTGGCGTCCTCAAGAACATCATGGCTATTGCCTCTGGAATCTCTGAAGGATTGGGATACGGACATAATACCCGAGCCATGCTGATCACAAGAGGATTGGCGGAGATGATCTACATCGGACAGGCTATGGGTGCCAATGTCAAGGCATTTTTGGGAATGGCGGGAATTGGGGATCTCGTTGCGACCTGCTCAAGTCCCAACAGCCGAAATTTCTCCGTAGGATTCCGATTGGCACAGGGGGAAACTCTGGGTGAAATCATCGAAAGTATGGATGAAGTAGCCGAAGGGGTGAATACCATTTCCATCATCCGGGCGCTCAGCAATCACTTCCGCATTACAGCTCCTATCTCCGTCACCCTCTACAAAATCCTTTTCGAAGGCATGGAAATAGATCGAGGCATGCGTCTGCTGATGGAATTTCCATTCACAGAGGACGTGGAGTTTATCTAATTACCACAGGATCTGAGGCCCACTTGGCAACGAAATCAGCTGCTTGAGTACCGGTCCGGGCAAAGCTGTTTCCCGAAGATCGACCTTAACTTGATGACCGAGATTTTCCAGATGATGTGCCGATTGCAGTGGATTTCCCCGGAAGCTGACGAAAGTCAGATTGGGCAAAAGCGTCAATGCGCGAGGCACTTCAACCAACTGGTTAAAGGACAAGTCCACCCGCTGTAAACTCCGCACATCCTCCCAACCTGTCACCTGAGCCACCTGTGGCCCTTTGGTCGCAATGAAGGTTTCGAGCTTGGGCAGTGCAGGAATCCGGACCGTCCCTGAAAGCCTTCCCATACTCATGTGGAGTACAGTCAGATGTTGACAATGCTGCAAGGGATCTAGTGAAAGCTGGCTTGTAGGCGTGATATACAGGGATTTGAGCTGAGAGGCAAGCCGGACTCCTCGCCAGTCTTTGATGAACATCCCTTTGGCATACAAGGTCTCCAGTAGGGGAAGTTCGAATAGAGAATCAATCTGCTTGACTCGTCGATTGCCAGAGATCGCCAAGAGCCGGAGTGCTTCCAGCCGATTGATTCCCGATAGATTCGCCAGAAAATTGTGCCCGATACGAAGCGTTTCCAGCTTCGGGACCAATCCTTGAAAGTCCAATCCTGTACATTCATTGAAGGATACATCCAGTTCCCTGAGATTGGGCAGATGGGGCAAACCGTCCCAAGAACTCAGCTGATTGTAGCTCACATCGAGCGCTTCCAAATGAGGTACCCCCCGCAATCCCATCAAATCTTCTAGCTCGTGGTTGGAGACTGACAACTTTCGCAGGTTTGGGAATTCGTCAATCGAAGAAAATTGCCTAAATTTTTCAGTGGAGAAATCTCGTGTCAATTCATAGTCGAGATCCAAGGCAGTAGTGAGCTGCCGAGTCGCTAATGGATATTGATGGTTGAGATATGCTTCCAACTTCAGATGAGGTTAAGAATCTATTTGCACAAATATAAACCTGAATTCGGGTTGCCTCCTTCAAAGATTGAATGTAGTTGCCTTATGAGTTTCCCAGAAGAACACAAATTCGAGATTCACGAAGTCGATGTTGTTGAGCATGGAGTAGATGCCTTGGACGTGCTCGACGATTTGGATCCCGATGCTGAAGTACGCGTCCCCAAGCAACAATCCCGCCGCAGAGAGCGCCAAGACGACCGCCAAAGTCGGCGCCGGAGAACGTTCGAAAAGCCTCCTCGTCAGGAAAAGAAGCCAAAATATGGCTGGGCATTTTTCCTCTGTTCACTCTTCACAGGAATCGGGATCACCGCTGTTTCAGAAAACCCCCTCTTCTTGTTCTTGGGACTCGGATTCGGCTTTCTTTTCTTCGTAGATCC is a window from the Pontibacter sp. G13 genome containing:
- a CDS encoding caspase family protein, giving the protein MSQRNLFGLFVGIDKYLDPVPPLDGCVNDMRAMRDFIRRKAASLGANYQELVLENSQATRLNITDGIRSHLGKAGPDDLVFFYYSGHGSQERAHEVFWKIEEDRKNETLVCYDSRLADGMDLADKELATLFNEVSKSGAHILTIYDCCNSGGNTRSTFKNRAVTPNLDRTRSLDSYILPADFQTRGMTGASAGQSMDIQMPAPRLVHISAAHSFQLAKETTLGGSPRGVFTYSLLEVLEQSFGPISYLDLARRTQQLVRQRTYDQVPQIYATDSADLHLEFMNDRSTKANRYFSMTHQHGRWQIDAGAIRGIVSGTASEPSLILIFAEDANNQEMANPNSALAQATIEQVYADKSVVIPSGQTWLNPQTAYRARVLSMPIQPVLCAFAGEETGLKVLREVFDKTYEDDPYLQIVGDDQSAKYTVYAESGEIFRIVKQLDTKDWSMVVYQGFRIDQAEKVLADLLRIARWERLLNQRNPNVGHSNMGVRLELWHPSENRKLDLTTDDLTFRHPMGQQVTAFRIRMVNEGFSRQYCSLLYFSAKYGITSNVIPEAGVWLDPGMERWAFDGGPVRLFVDDLFISNGIREIHDTLKLVVSNSEFNPHLFAQPSIDEHVRAVDTDQGVRHRGFSGGSRNMTSDWYSDQITFSVKVE
- a CDS encoding 1-acyl-sn-glycerol-3-phosphate acyltransferase, translated to MESIQHYINEGILYEPVIPSIQDWPIAQLAQNKSTFLEEVVQDTQLRLTKGMADPTAGIQEMIERTMYLERIRMVEDPWKVDPKDEGKYWKDIRKQLIGNEQSGIPGPEMLANNEAMLGSIISRYANEIAGTFKPGSYHFAKRFLPFFFSTLLNASAGKTFKSVVKHNIGLQERVHLLGEVDMLRKLATKGTIVLVPTHFSNVDSILVGWSLHALGLPAFIYGAGLNLYNTKILAYFMNRLGAYTVDRRKKNAIYRETLNAYSTLAIMEGTHSLFFPGGTRSRSGMIEKKLKLGLLGTAVEAQRRNFIGPPRSGSEKIFVVPMVMSYHFVLEANSLIKQYLRRTGQEQFYVADDESASYQKFLQFVWTTFSSSSDIAMSFGKPMDIFGHFVDEHGMSYDHFGRPVDVREYFMTRGEIKEDPQRDFEFTRMLAEQIVDRYHVENRVFSSHLVAFVAFNILKKRFGEFDLYAILRLPEEERNISLEEFHAVVERVLGELRKMADAGKVHLAAHMQNDTMGIINHGIKNLGIYHAKRPLTFVKKKEMLTSESMHLLYYYHNRMVGYELERYI
- a CDS encoding NAD(P)H-dependent glycerol-3-phosphate dehydrogenase, giving the protein MNSSDTSSQTVGVIGAGSFGTAMANLLSANRPVLLYARRAEVAEEIMETRRYKGRVFNDNIRVTQYLEEIAQECELIFPVVPSQNFRTMIQNLSPFLRPYHKIIHGTKGLDVQIPEGKSLQEVEILSRSEVKTMSEVILEETIALRVGCVAGPNLAKEIAEGQPAATVVASHFDEVIREGQNALRSSNFRVHGNHDLFGIELTGVLKNIMAIASGISEGLGYGHNTRAMLITRGLAEMIYIGQAMGANVKAFLGMAGIGDLVATCSSPNSRNFSVGFRLAQGETLGEIIESMDEVAEGVNTISIIRALSNHFRITAPISVTLYKILFEGMEIDRGMRLLMEFPFTEDVEFI
- a CDS encoding leucine-rich repeat domain-containing protein; protein product: MEAYLNHQYPLATRQLTTALDLDYELTRDFSTEKFRQFSSIDEFPNLRKLSVSNHELEDLMGLRGVPHLEALDVSYNQLSSWDGLPHLPNLRELDVSFNECTGLDFQGLVPKLETLRIGHNFLANLSGINRLEALRLLAISGNRRVKQIDSLFELPLLETLYAKGMFIKDWRGVRLASQLKSLYITPTSQLSLDPLQHCQHLTVLHMSMGRLSGTVRIPALPKLETFIATKGPQVAQVTGWEDVRSLQRVDLSFNQLVEVPRALTLLPNLTFVSFRGNPLQSAHHLENLGHQVKVDLRETALPGPVLKQLISLPSGPQILW